Proteins encoded within one genomic window of Humulus lupulus chromosome 1, drHumLupu1.1, whole genome shotgun sequence:
- the LOC133819750 gene encoding organ-specific protein P4-like produces the protein MKSTRAVLALLSVHLLCFSRTESRKDPAGEYWRSVMKDEPMPKAIAGLIMLSNSDHSTPKIPKEKTKCSDHKSTLNSFTEDFEPVPHVTSYPDNEAKLSVKPLFTKDFEPEPQATAYPNDDVESSVKQLFARDFEAEPQMTAYPSDDVESSVKKLFTKDFKPSMGDVTAYHGNTNRPNAHQNSFAEDFEPTPHVTNYNE, from the exons ATGAAATCTACACGTGCTGTTTTAGCCCTCCTTTCAGTACATTTA CTGTGTTTTAGCAGGACTGAATCAAGAAAAGATCCAGCGGGAGAATACTGGAGAAGCGTGATGAAAGATGAGCCGATGCCAAAGGCAATTGCAGGGCTTATTATGCTTAGTAACTCTGATCATTCGACACCAAAAATTCCCAAAGAGAAAACCAAGTGCTCTGACCATAAAAGTACATTAAACTCTTTCACTGAAGACTTCGAACCTGTACCTCATGTTACTTCTTATCCTGACAATGAAGCTAAATTATCAGTAAAACCATTGTTTACCAAAGACTTTGAGCCAGAACCTCAAGCCACTGCTTATCCTAACGATGATGTTGAATCATCTGTAAAACAGTTGTTTGCCAGAGACTTTGAAGCCGAACCTCAAATGACTGCTTATCCTAGTGATGATGTTGAATCATCTGTAAAAAAGTTGTTTACCAAAGACTTTAAACCAAGTATGGGTGATGTCACAGCTTACCATGGAAATACTAATCGTCCTAATGCCCATCAGAATTCATTTGCTGAAGATTTCGAGCCAACCCCACACGTTACTAATTACAACGAGTGA